One genomic window of Anthonomus grandis grandis chromosome 3, icAntGran1.3, whole genome shotgun sequence includes the following:
- the LOC126734500 gene encoding surfeit locus protein 4 homolog, with protein MNIQNEYISKAEDVADQVQRKLKHILPTLARLCLISTFFEDGLRMWVQWNEQREYMNMSWGCGYFLATVFVLINLIFQLGGCAMVIVRFRVPIACGVLFFIVVLQTLAYSILWDLQFLFRNLALVGALLLVLAESKGEAKSLFAGVPSLGDNNPKNYLQLTGRVLLAFMFVTLIRFEFSFLQIVLDLLGSALMILVTVGYKTKLSALILVLLLTTLNFYHNAWWNIPDYKPLRDFLKYDFFQTLSVIGGLLMIVYLGPGGVSMDEHKKKW; from the exons GTGCAAAGGAAACTTAAGCATATTCTACCAACCCTAGCAAGATTATGCttaatttccactttttttgAGGATGGACTTCGAATGTGGGTGCAATGGAATGAACAAAGAGAATACATGAATATGTCGTGGGGCTGTGGTTACTTTTTAGCTACAGTTTTTGTactgattaatttaattttccaacTTGGCGGCTGTGCCATGGTTATTGTGAGGTTCCGAGTGCCAATTGCTTGTGGAGTTTTGTTCTTTATTGTCGTTTTACAG ACTTTGGCATATAGTATTTTATGGGACCTTCAATTCTTATTTAGAAATTTGGCCCTTGTAGGTGCCTTATTGCTGGTTTTGGCTGAAAGTAAAGGAGAAGCGAAAAGTTTATTTGCAG gtgtTCCATCTCTTGGTGACAACAACCCAAAAAATTACCTTCAATTAACTGGAAGGGTACTGCTAGCTTTTATGTTTGTCACTTTAATTAGATTCGAATTTAGTTTCCTTCAG ATTGTTTTAGATCTGTTGGGCTCAGCTCTAATGATTTTGGTCACAGTTGGGTATAAAACTAAGCTTTCAGCACTAATTTTGGTTTTGCTTTTGACCACTTTGAACTTCTACCACAATGCATGGTGGAACATTCCAGACTACAAGCCACTTAGggactttttaaaatatgatttcttccag aCATTGTCTGTTATTGGAGGCTTATTAATGATAGTGTACTTAGGACCAGGAGGGGTATCAATGGATGAACATAAGAAAAAATGGTAG